From Quadrisphaera sp. DSM 44207, the proteins below share one genomic window:
- a CDS encoding DMT family transporter produces MTEHSSATPRLARAVPRTRASGLRWGLLGVAAFSFTVPFTRVAVAGLSPLFIGAGRAVVAAGLAAAALALTRQRLPRGRQWARLAVVGGGVVVGFPLLTSFALTTVPASHGAVVIALLPAATATTAVLRGSEHPPRAFWIAAGAGAVAAVGFASVQDGGPGSLRAGDLLLFGAVVAAAVGYAEGGLLARELGAWQTISWALVLCAPLMLLLALGAGAQRPPSGTPVQWAAFAYLGVVSMFLGFFAWYRGLALGPMAQVSQVQLVQPVLSLVWAGLLLGEQLTRATVVGGLVVVLCAGAAVRVRLDAPHR; encoded by the coding sequence ATGACGGAACACAGTAGCGCTACTCCCCGGCTGGCCCGAGCGGTACCGCGAACCCGGGCCTCGGGGCTGCGGTGGGGCCTGCTCGGAGTAGCGGCGTTCTCCTTCACCGTGCCGTTCACCCGGGTGGCCGTCGCGGGCCTGTCGCCGCTGTTCATCGGGGCCGGCCGGGCGGTGGTCGCGGCCGGCCTGGCCGCGGCCGCCCTGGCCCTGACGCGCCAGCGGCTGCCCCGCGGCCGGCAGTGGGCGCGCCTGGCCGTGGTGGGCGGCGGGGTCGTCGTCGGCTTTCCGCTGCTGACCTCGTTCGCGCTCACGACCGTCCCCGCCAGCCACGGCGCCGTCGTCATCGCCCTGCTGCCCGCGGCGACGGCGACGACGGCGGTCCTGCGCGGTTCCGAGCACCCGCCGCGCGCGTTCTGGATCGCGGCCGGCGCGGGCGCGGTCGCGGCCGTGGGGTTCGCCTCGGTCCAGGACGGCGGCCCGGGATCCCTGCGGGCGGGCGACCTGCTGCTGTTCGGCGCCGTCGTGGCCGCGGCGGTCGGCTACGCCGAGGGCGGCCTGCTGGCGCGCGAGCTGGGCGCCTGGCAGACGATCTCCTGGGCCCTGGTGCTGTGCGCGCCCCTGATGCTCCTCCTGGCGCTCGGAGCCGGAGCGCAGCGGCCGCCGTCGGGCACGCCCGTGCAGTGGGCGGCGTTCGCCTACCTGGGGGTCGTCAGCATGTTCCTGGGCTTCTTCGCCTGGTACCGCGGCCTCGCCCTCGGGCCCATGGCGCAGGTGAGCCAGGTCCAGCTCGTCCAGCCCGTGCTGTCCCTGGTCTGGGCCGGCCTGCTGCTGGGTGAGCAGCTGACGCGGGCGACCGTCGTCGGCGGCCTGGTCGTCGTCCTGTGCGCCGGCGCCGCGGTGCGCGTGCGGCTGGACGCACCACACCGATAG
- a CDS encoding PLP-dependent aminotransferase family protein, protein MSDGSSARLAGVLRTWIATAPPGARLPSTRALVAQHRASPGTVQQALRALSTQGLVESRPGVGTFVRAVRTARPPDYGWQTAALGSPRARVRTVPPALRSAANDVVALHAGYPDRELLPERLVRSALARAARGEPALSRAPAAGLPELQSWFAHELGASAPVGTTPPAPGDTVVLPGSQSGLSSVFRALVPGGGPLLLESPTYWGAISAAAQAGVRVVPVPTGPDGPDPEELARAFEETGARVLYAQPNYANPTGAQWSSRVAQQVLDVVRSRGAFLVEDDWAHDFGITTTAAPLAARDDGGHVVYLRSLTKSVSPALRVAAVIARGPARERVLADRGAESMYVSGLLQAAALDVVTQPAWRTHLRGVREQLRARRDLLLASLREHAPDAHVEHVPAGGLNLWARLPDGTDVEQLVHECERSGVLLAPGTEWFPAEPAAPFVRLNYAGPDPGAFPAGARVLGEALERVRR, encoded by the coding sequence ATGTCCGACGGTAGCAGCGCCCGGCTCGCCGGCGTGCTGCGGACGTGGATCGCCACCGCCCCGCCCGGAGCGCGCCTGCCCTCCACCCGGGCCCTGGTCGCCCAGCACCGCGCCAGCCCGGGAACGGTGCAGCAGGCCCTGCGCGCCCTGAGCACCCAGGGCCTGGTCGAGAGCCGTCCGGGCGTCGGGACCTTCGTGCGCGCCGTCCGCACCGCGCGGCCCCCGGACTACGGGTGGCAGACCGCGGCCCTCGGCTCTCCCCGTGCGCGCGTCCGGACGGTCCCTCCCGCCCTGCGCAGCGCCGCGAACGACGTCGTCGCGCTGCACGCCGGCTACCCCGACCGGGAGCTGCTGCCCGAGCGCCTGGTGCGCTCGGCCCTCGCGCGGGCGGCCCGCGGGGAGCCCGCCCTCTCGCGCGCTCCTGCCGCGGGGCTGCCCGAGCTGCAGTCCTGGTTCGCGCACGAGCTCGGCGCCTCGGCCCCCGTCGGCACCACCCCGCCGGCGCCCGGCGACACCGTCGTGCTGCCGGGCAGCCAGAGCGGGCTGAGCTCCGTCTTCCGCGCCCTCGTGCCCGGCGGTGGGCCCCTGCTCCTGGAGTCCCCGACGTACTGGGGCGCCATCTCGGCCGCGGCCCAGGCCGGCGTCCGCGTGGTGCCCGTGCCCACCGGCCCCGACGGCCCGGACCCGGAGGAGCTGGCGCGGGCCTTCGAGGAGACCGGCGCCCGCGTCCTCTACGCGCAGCCGAACTACGCGAACCCCACCGGGGCGCAGTGGTCGTCCCGGGTCGCGCAGCAGGTGCTGGACGTCGTCCGCTCCCGCGGCGCGTTCCTCGTCGAGGACGACTGGGCGCACGACTTCGGCATCACCACCACGGCCGCGCCCCTGGCCGCCCGGGACGACGGCGGGCACGTGGTCTACCTGCGCTCCCTCACCAAGAGCGTCTCCCCGGCCCTGCGCGTCGCCGCCGTCATCGCCCGCGGACCGGCGCGCGAGCGCGTCCTGGCCGACCGCGGGGCGGAGTCGATGTACGTCAGCGGCCTGCTCCAGGCCGCGGCGCTCGACGTCGTCACCCAGCCCGCCTGGCGCACGCACCTGCGCGGCGTGCGCGAGCAGCTGCGCGCGCGCCGCGACCTGCTCCTCGCCAGCCTGCGCGAGCACGCCCCCGACGCGCACGTCGAGCACGTGCCGGCGGGCGGGCTGAACCTGTGGGCGCGCCTGCCCGACGGCACCGACGTCGAGCAGCTGGTCCACGAGTGCGAGCGCTCCGGGGTGCTCCTCGCGCCCGGGACCGAGTGGTTCCCCGCCGAGCCCGCGGCGCCCTTCGTGCGGCTCAACTACGCCGGGCCGGACCCGGGGGCCTTCCCGGCGGGCGCGCGCGTGCTGGGAGAGGCGCTCGAGCGCGTCCGCCGCTAG